The Tripterygium wilfordii isolate XIE 37 chromosome 18, ASM1340144v1, whole genome shotgun sequence nucleotide sequence ACTGATATTGTGAGACTCTAACAACATCTATAACcgaatattatatatgaaattcTCAAATGCGGACGTTCGTATATAGACTTTCCCATCCAATAGCCGTGAAAATGAGCAAAGACAATGGTTTCGGTCTTGTACTAAAGTGGTAGCCCTTGATTTATGTGAAAAGGTCCGTAAACAACATCCACATGCGAGAAATTCACACACACAAATTAATATGACGTGATCTCTAAGGATAGTGTATAAGTCTattgttgtgacttgtgaggatCTTATTGCGGCACTAGACTACTAAGTCCACTTCTCAACCAAATAACTAGTACATTTCGTTTTATCGGTTTAATAAGGCTTATATGCAatctactttctttcttttttcttggaatTCAATTTTGTCAAATCTATGTCTCCTCTCCATACTTGAGCAGTCAAAAAATTACAATATCATATTTTACTATATCTAAGCATATTGTATGGGGTTTTACAATTACTAGCTAGATAACATGTGAAGAGCTTTGCAATAGAGGTCAATGCAATTTTTCAATAGTTCTAATCACATACCTTAAGTCTGTTTATCAATGGGGTccatacaatattttaaatttggtAAATATAATGGACGTCTCGATGGCCATGGCAGGGGCCCTGGTCAGCTAGCTAACCTAGTCTCAGGccaagaaaattaattaattggagAAAATAAAACTTAGTCCACGACCATCCGTGTGTCAAGCACTTGAGCCTATCTCCAATACAATcgcaataaatcaagaaaatcatcagaCGGCCTACATTAATCCACGCGTGTCTAATCTGCCAGTCAATAAGATTGAAGGGCGACAGATAGAGTACTAGTAGATGAGGTACCCATCAATTTTTGCGCTTGAATAGATCACTCAAATCACCATTGTTGTCCTTGAAAGATTCCTCACTTTTCTCCTCCTATAAATACTCTCTTCATCCGCCACAACTGCACTTCCTATTCTCACCCATCTCAACTTCTCTGTATTAAATCTCTCTGTTTCATGACCTCTGTTTTCCGACAGTAATGCCAAGCATTGTAGACAAATTCCCTGGAAACCCACCTATGAAGACACAAATGCTACAAACTGGAGCTCAAGTTTGCCTTACAATTTTGACGATCGCGACTACATTGGCTGCAACATGGTTGGTTCTTACTGATAAGCAAACCATTGAAATATTTGGCATAAAAATCGACGCTCGATACAGCTACTCCCCTGCTTTCAAGTAAGATGCCAGATTAACAATATTAATCATTTTAAATCAGATTTATCGACATTTTGATATATGTAATTATTGTTGCAGGTTCTTCGCTTTTGCAAACGTTATTGCATGTGGGTTTTCTGCTCTGTCCTTGTTGACGTTTTTCGTTATTTGCCGTCAAggatcaaaacccaactcacatTTCTTCTTGTTCCTCCATGATCTGGTACAATtagtaatttattaattaattttttcctGGGAGCAAGTCGGTGAGTAGTTTTTTTTATGtgggattttgattttgatgtgggtttttgattttgatgagcAGTTGATGATGGCGTTGGTGCTGGCGGGATGTGCGGCGGCGACGGCGATAGGGTACGTGGGGCAGTATGGGAATAGTCACATTGGATGGTTGCCAATATGCGATCACTTCGGCAAATTCTGTCACAAACTGATTTGCTCTATTGCGCTCTCTTTCGTCTCCGTTCTGTTCCTCCTCTCGCTTACTATCATGTCGGCAGTCAGGTCTAGGCATATTCAGGTTTAGAAAATAAGAATCTACACTGTTTCCATTGGTGGGTGAGAAGAAAGCAGGGTTGTAAATTTGTCATGATCGATGTTGTTAATGGTAGTAAGTAGTAAGTGATGAAATTGGGTATATTTGTGTAATTCTTATGGCTGCGTCTTTGGTTGATTGAAGCCAGACCAGCTTTGTGATCTCCTTTCTCATGTATCCCCCATATTTGGCTAAAACCAAAACCCATTAACTACAGAATGAGTTGGTTATGATAATGAGTCATGATTTATGAAGGAATTGGATCTTGAGATTTGCTTGACGTGTTAACCAATGCACCACACGTGAATTTTTAGTCTGCATTTTCCGCACTTATTGATTGGATTATGTCAGACCTAcctaatttatatataaaggCTCGTCTAATTGAACCGAGATTTTGTTCGGATACCATGATGAAATTCTCAATCCAAatacattgaagatattgttcgctttgggccATGGGTCTGtacaaatttgttcttcatgtgTTGTCGTCGTTGATACTTAGACCCATAAAACACATTGTCTGTATGAGAAGAGCTGAATCACTGGCGGATCgatgtaaatttttttgtctttgacaatatttttctttttaacctAAAATATTCGGATTTTTACAATCTTGAGAAAATAATAATTCTCTAAATACTACCCACTGGTATGGATTGATGGAATAGTACTCGTTTGACCGTAAGTGGATTCTAATCATGGGCTTGACCGCAATTGGTTGGCCACAGGGAAGGCCAAAATGAATTGGGCCCAAAGGATGATTCTTAGTGACCCACTTGACAATTCTAATTTCTAATTACTAGGCGTTTACGACcgattttttaacataaatttaactcACGTTCAATTGGTTATTGACGATTTAATCGGTTTTTTTCAGTCGATCCTCACTAATATAGATCCAGTTACAAGTCTTGAGAAGAAGGCTTAAACCTAGCATTCGAAGTCTCCCCTTCAAGAGTCCTTAAGGTCCTTAAGCGACACCTCCTCAGTCTATTTGACAATAACCGACCAAACGATTTGTTTGGTTtgacacgattttttttttgacaatccTACTTAACTATTAAGATGACAAAGCTAGTGATTTGCAGTGCAGGCCCTCACTGACACTAATGGTGCTCTTGGTCCACCTTTTGGGCTGATGTCGACCAAGTAGCAATCTCGGGCCCAATACATGATCTCGCGACAAGTAGAGCAGTGAAGTACTTTTCTTACATGAAGAATCGTGGAATCATGGCTAAGAATTGGTTGACCCAAAAAAGTTCATCAAAAAGGTGTAGTTGGGTGTGATAATTGGCAAGTCAAAATAGAACAAATCCTAAATAAAAGTGTTCATTAGATGGCATCAAGTGGCAGGCAGGAGACATTTGTTGATACTTAGCATTTTGAATTGATAGTGAAGTGGTCACAAATCATTACTAAATCCAAACATATTGTCCGTTATGAGCTACGTGTCTGTATGGATTTACTCTTCATGAGCGTCACTATTAATTCTTAAGTCAAGAAAATGCGTCATAATTGAGAGATGTAAAACCTTTATTTATACACTACTCTCTACTCGGTTGAGTTTTGTCAATTCCATATGCGATATTAGTCTTGAGAATCCCCGTACGGATTTCTCTTTAGGGATGCTAACTTTGTTCGACACTTCAGTTTTGATTAGCAAAACCCCAATACGTTTAAAGAATCCCATTCATTACATGCACGGTCCATCATGCATTGATTCTTTTCAAGTGGGAAATTAAAGGTCGATTGAACTGAATAGAATCACTGCAATTTGTGTCACACTCACACATGCtccatataatatttatatgcaTGGTGGCTATTTGTTAATGATATAAATAGAGGTTACGAAGCTCCTACATTTATCAAAAAGTAGATTCagatgaagagagagagggcCTTGTGTGAAGCTAAGTCGTGACTTTGGTAGCCAAGGATGACTTGCCTAAATCCACCAATGCCGAGTAGGCAATTGTTGGGGCGAAGAAATACTAACATATTATTTTTCGTGGTTTCTAGGCAGTCACCCATGGCTATCCTGACTTGCTACTTTTCATGTATAGGCAAGAGGAAGACCTACCACTTATATCTCCTCCATCAGAAGATCACAACCACCATGATTATTGCAATAATACCAGTAGAGGATGCTCAAGTTATTGGAAAACTCATATTCAGCTGTTTTAAGGTATATTGACTGTGATAATTTTTATAAATGCTGGTCGTAAATTCAACTCACATATTCATCAACAGTTTCACGTTATGTTTTTAGATAACCCAAAAGCCTATGAGAGATTTCGGTCTGACCTTACTTATCGTCAATATGGAGTGGATTGAGTTAGCGATCTTAATTGAGAACTGTCACAATTTGATGGGCGCATATTAGGTTGAGGAAttattggttaaaaaaaattaccaccCAAAAAGTCAATGCTGAA carries:
- the LOC119983350 gene encoding CASP-like protein 1F1 — its product is MPSIVDKFPGNPPMKTQMLQTGAQVCLTILTIATTLAATWLVLTDKQTIEIFGIKIDARYSYSPAFKFFAFANVIACGFSALSLLTFFVICRQGSKPNSHFFLFLHDLLMMALVLAGCAAATAIGYVGQYGNSHIGWLPICDHFGKFCHKLICSIALSFVSVLFLLSLTIMSAVRSRHIQV